The uncultured Cohaesibacter sp. genome window below encodes:
- a CDS encoding ABC transporter permease, with amino-acid sequence MAGFIVKRLLQAIFATLVVTLLVSYAIRMTGDPALMLTQGAGSITEADLVRIREALGVNQPFFVQYFGFLKDMVTFDFGRSFLGGTSVAVLIGGALPSTLVLAFWSMLISIAFSIPLGITAAVHKNKALDQVIRVISLVGLSFPNFWLAIMLVLVFSITWNILPPSGMSGWLSYIMPAVTMGVILMAVNVRLVRTTMLETLNSQYIMVARAKGLSETKVLYKHALRNCAIPLITYMGLQFGGLLGGIVVIERVFNWPGMGTLAFDAVGARDYPVLQASIMVLSLLIIIVNLLVDIIYGLVDPRIRTE; translated from the coding sequence ATGGCCGGTTTTATCGTCAAACGATTGCTTCAGGCGATTTTCGCAACGCTCGTCGTCACATTGCTGGTGTCCTATGCGATCCGCATGACCGGAGACCCGGCACTCATGCTGACGCAAGGGGCGGGCAGCATCACCGAGGCCGATCTGGTCCGCATTCGCGAGGCGCTGGGGGTGAACCAACCTTTCTTCGTGCAGTATTTCGGCTTCCTCAAGGACATGGTGACCTTTGACTTCGGGCGCAGCTTTCTGGGCGGTACCTCGGTTGCGGTGCTGATCGGCGGGGCGCTGCCTTCGACACTGGTGCTGGCCTTCTGGTCGATGCTGATTTCCATCGCCTTTTCCATTCCGCTCGGGATCACGGCTGCGGTTCACAAGAACAAGGCGCTGGATCAGGTGATCCGCGTGATTTCGCTGGTCGGGCTGTCCTTTCCCAATTTCTGGCTGGCCATCATGCTGGTGCTGGTCTTCTCGATCACCTGGAACATCCTGCCGCCAAGCGGCATGTCGGGCTGGCTGTCCTATATCATGCCGGCGGTGACGATGGGGGTCATCCTGATGGCCGTCAACGTGCGTCTGGTGCGCACAACGATGCTCGAAACCCTCAATTCGCAATATATCATGGTCGCGCGCGCCAAGGGACTTTCGGAAACCAAGGTGCTCTACAAGCATGCCTTGCGCAACTGTGCCATTCCGCTGATCACCTACATGGGGCTGCAATTCGGCGGCCTTCTGGGCGGCATCGTGGTCATCGAGCGTGTGTTCAACTGGCCCGGCATGGGAACGCTGGCCTTTGATGCCGTTGGCGCACGCGACTATCCGGTGCTCCAGGCTTCGATCATGGTGCTGTCGCTGTTGATCATCATCGTCAACCTGCTCGTTGACATCATCTATGGCCTTGTCGATCCGCGCATCCGGACGGAGTAG
- a CDS encoding HlyD family efflux transporter periplasmic adaptor subunit: MRPLSSRRSTDRLHRPETSVRPDADAQNTAAALVMDEHAAFLEALLGLEAEARRVSRLQDLSFLIANETRRLTGARQIFVFRKRGSMRMSAISGLPRLDRNAALIQQLERLVGALAPDQLEETSVHELAGHPFPQLLWQPLVTLEGRLLGGFLLAGEHAWDEAQVTLARRLGDCYAHAMDALLLKAGVSLRLGWLAGKRSRLAALGIGAALLILAIPVRMSVLAPMEISAHKPFVVAAPIDGVIEDVLVNPGDKVTEGTPLVRMGGVELQNRVQLARQEVQVAEARLKKSNQLAFSDDEGRKELSTAMANLDLKRAELRYAEDLFERSSVRAERDGVVVLSDKQALIGKPVVTGERIMQIADPGETELVVRVPVRDALVLKPGARVKAFLDSDPLASREAKILFADYQALPDSASQLSFRVVAAFADPTAPTPRLGVRGTAQIYGARTVLGMYLFRRPLTALRQWIGL, translated from the coding sequence ATGCGCCCTCTTTCGTCCAGAAGATCTACGGATCGGTTGCACCGGCCGGAGACAAGCGTCAGGCCGGATGCCGATGCCCAAAATACGGCTGCGGCCCTCGTCATGGATGAGCATGCGGCCTTTCTGGAGGCATTGCTGGGCCTAGAGGCCGAAGCGCGCCGGGTCTCTCGCCTGCAGGATCTTTCCTTTCTAATTGCCAATGAAACGCGCAGGCTCACCGGTGCGCGACAGATCTTTGTCTTCCGCAAACGGGGCAGCATGCGGATGTCGGCGATCTCGGGATTGCCCAGACTTGATCGGAATGCCGCGCTCATTCAGCAGCTGGAACGGCTGGTCGGCGCTCTGGCCCCCGACCAGCTAGAAGAAACCTCGGTGCACGAACTGGCGGGGCATCCGTTCCCGCAGCTGTTGTGGCAGCCTCTTGTGACGTTGGAAGGGCGCCTTCTCGGTGGCTTCCTACTGGCCGGGGAGCATGCGTGGGACGAGGCACAGGTGACATTGGCCAGGCGCCTCGGCGATTGCTATGCCCATGCGATGGACGCCCTGCTGCTGAAGGCTGGAGTATCGCTGCGGCTTGGCTGGCTTGCGGGCAAACGCAGCCGACTGGCCGCGCTGGGGATCGGGGCGGCCCTGCTGATCCTGGCGATCCCTGTGCGCATGAGCGTTCTGGCGCCCATGGAGATCAGTGCCCACAAACCGTTTGTCGTTGCGGCGCCGATCGATGGCGTCATTGAGGACGTGCTGGTCAATCCTGGTGACAAGGTGACAGAGGGCACCCCGCTGGTGAGGATGGGCGGCGTTGAGCTGCAAAATCGGGTGCAACTGGCGCGGCAAGAAGTGCAGGTGGCTGAAGCCCGGTTGAAGAAATCCAACCAGTTGGCCTTTTCCGATGACGAGGGACGCAAGGAATTGAGCACCGCGATGGCCAATCTCGACCTCAAGCGGGCCGAGTTGCGCTATGCCGAAGATCTGTTTGAGCGCTCATCCGTTCGGGCCGAGCGTGACGGCGTTGTCGTGCTTTCCGACAAGCAGGCGCTCATCGGAAAGCCGGTGGTGACGGGTGAGCGGATCATGCAGATCGCCGACCCGGGCGAGACCGAGCTCGTGGTACGGGTCCCGGTCCGGGATGCGCTGGTGCTGAAGCCGGGGGCGCGGGTGAAGGCCTTTCTCGACAGTGACCCGCTTGCCAGCCGCGAGGCGAAAATCCTGTTTGCCGACTATCAGGCCTTACCGGACAGCGCCAGTCAGCTGTCCTTCCGGGTCGTCGCTGCCTTCGCTGATCCGACTGCGCCCACGCCGCGGCTCGGCGTGCGCGGCACCGCTCAGATCTATGGGGCGCGCACTGTGCTCGGCATGTATCTGTTCCGGCGCCCGCTGACGGCGCTCAGGCAATGGATCGGTCTATGA
- a CDS encoding peptidase M14 has protein sequence MTVLLDKTFPRSVDSILETIIARKAKVLELWLFDDKAERLALENKLAAMGITARVHSSYKPLVYACLEDLKTEGLKSVAITYPVHEAAPEHRFLLEAYPLAELLKPAAVSFTPSAKGTDLNYGLELCWHDGRTESRKVFAPNKLHKDCIGEAALSPTGWLRWADGSEDQFDTDYEQLFAAAMQTIVAHDWGHEEPYFEELNITVLHPSEDEFLSMEPVDAMISLREALHEDFYFSLLEVFQLKSGRPVGDRGLMPGQIVPEILKGTRDGALSVTMELRPLTVDETAVEDTEPVETLSTPFTAPRIRRELATIAGEPFAALSRAGRLVEARYHKGSERPVMISGGQHANEVTGAAGAMRSGLELARRPNAHFTISPLENPDGYELGWRLRKDNPHHMHHAARYTAFGCDLEYRPAEAPFETAIRFEAERLSGAKLHVNLHGYPSHEWSRPFTGYVPRGFEMWTLPKGFFLILRHHESWKKEAHSLIEQITERLSVNRKLVDYNAREIALYTEHAGKPEWPVVNGFPVMISVDDRHRVPITLITEYPDESIYGDDFIQGHTAQMNTALAAYDIWQTMDFPEE, from the coding sequence ATGACCGTTCTACTTGACAAGACATTTCCCCGCAGCGTCGATTCCATTCTGGAGACGATCATAGCACGCAAGGCCAAGGTTCTGGAGCTGTGGCTGTTTGACGACAAGGCCGAGCGGTTGGCGTTGGAAAACAAGTTGGCGGCCATGGGCATCACGGCTCGGGTTCACAGCAGCTACAAGCCGCTGGTCTATGCCTGCCTTGAAGACCTCAAGACCGAAGGGCTGAAGAGCGTTGCCATCACCTATCCGGTGCATGAAGCTGCGCCCGAGCATCGGTTCCTGCTGGAAGCCTACCCGCTGGCCGAGCTGTTGAAGCCAGCTGCCGTCAGCTTCACGCCGTCGGCAAAGGGAACGGATCTCAACTACGGGCTTGAGCTGTGCTGGCACGATGGGCGAACGGAAAGCCGCAAGGTCTTTGCTCCGAACAAGCTGCACAAGGATTGCATTGGCGAAGCAGCCCTGTCGCCCACCGGCTGGCTGCGCTGGGCGGATGGTTCTGAAGACCAGTTCGACACCGATTATGAGCAGCTGTTTGCCGCTGCCATGCAGACGATTGTCGCGCATGACTGGGGCCATGAGGAACCCTATTTCGAGGAATTGAACATCACGGTGTTGCATCCATCAGAGGATGAGTTCCTGTCGATGGAACCGGTTGATGCAATGATCAGCCTCAGGGAAGCCCTGCATGAGGATTTCTATTTCTCCCTGCTCGAAGTGTTCCAGCTGAAATCCGGCCGTCCCGTTGGCGACCGTGGCCTGATGCCGGGGCAGATCGTGCCGGAAATCCTCAAGGGCACGCGCGATGGTGCCTTGTCGGTCACGATGGAACTCCGCCCGTTGACCGTGGATGAAACGGCAGTTGAAGACACCGAGCCGGTCGAAACGCTCTCCACGCCCTTTACCGCCCCGCGCATTCGACGCGAGCTGGCGACCATCGCGGGCGAGCCCTTCGCCGCACTGTCCCGCGCCGGTCGTCTGGTCGAGGCGCGCTATCACAAGGGATCCGAGCGGCCGGTGATGATCAGCGGCGGTCAGCATGCCAACGAGGTGACAGGGGCTGCCGGTGCGATGCGAAGCGGTCTGGAACTGGCCAGGCGCCCCAATGCGCATTTCACGATTTCGCCGCTCGAAAACCCCGATGGCTACGAACTTGGCTGGCGTTTGCGCAAGGACAACCCGCACCATATGCACCATGCCGCCCGCTACACCGCCTTTGGCTGCGATCTCGAATACCGCCCGGCGGAAGCTCCGTTCGAGACGGCGATCCGGTTTGAGGCCGAGCGGCTCAGCGGTGCCAAATTGCATGTCAACCTGCATGGCTATCCGTCCCATGAGTGGTCCCGCCCGTTCACCGGCTATGTGCCACGCGGTTTCGAGATGTGGACCCTTCCCAAGGGCTTCTTCCTGATCCTCAGGCATCATGAGAGCTGGAAGAAGGAAGCGCACAGCCTGATCGAGCAGATCACCGAGCGTCTTTCGGTCAATCGCAAGCTGGTTGACTACAATGCGCGCGAGATTGCCCTCTATACCGAACATGCGGGCAAGCCGGAGTGGCCGGTGGTCAACGGCTTCCCGGTCATGATCTCTGTCGACGACCGACACAGGGTGCCGATCACGCTGATCACCGAGTATCCCGACGAGTCCATCTACGGGGATGATTTCATTCAGGGCCACACCGCCCAGATGAACACCGCGCTTGCGGCCTATGACATCTGGCAGACCATGGATTTTCCCGAGGAATAA
- the pta gene encoding phosphate acetyltransferase yields the protein MTAPAKPRTLFLTPTTDAFRLATPALGLVRALQRAGHTVAFAKPVADSTMEDGEEDISVHFARSLCNLTVPEPISLSHAEDQIRSGNISTLLEDIVALVEEARGDAEIVVVEGVVPAEDHNLISDLDVAMGRSLAAEVIAVLSGKSGDVDTIVDAVRDVALRVNTAVRPLAGVMIGRLPDVALASDIKIALEKANLNFPVIAAYPVTQHLNSPRLTDVVAELGCKIRYKGGLESARMEDVVVAARPPEHLVKLFKPGTLVVTPGDRSDVIMTTALAQSSGMPIAGLMLTCGVPLSSSLDEFLSARFSDLTILEVEEQTFDAATRLAAMDRRVRLGDDQRMEVLMDHTADHTDLSVLRLDDTGDATVHMPPPMFRHRLIKDASRAGATIVLPEGDEPRTLRAAVICAEKKIARCLLLAKPADVKAVSESHGISLPDTLEIVDPDSIREKYIAPMCELRKKKGLTPEQAEAQLEDNVVLGTMMLAVGDVQGLVSGAVHTTASTVRPALQLIKTAPGNSIVSSVFFMLMPDQVLVYGDCAINPDPDAAQLAEVAMQSADSAKAFGIIPKVAMISYSTGTSGVGADVDKVREATAIVKEKRPDIIIDGPIQYDAASVESVNRQKAPGSPLDGHANVFIFPDLNTGNTTYKAVQRSADVVSVGPMLQGLRKPVNDLSRGALVDDIVYTIALTAIQAGAEKA from the coding sequence ATGACCGCTCCTGCTAAACCTCGCACACTCTTCCTGACGCCGACGACGGATGCCTTCCGCCTTGCCACTCCGGCGCTCGGACTGGTTCGTGCCCTGCAGCGCGCTGGCCACACGGTGGCATTTGCCAAACCGGTTGCCGATTCCACCATGGAAGATGGCGAAGAAGACATTTCGGTGCATTTTGCCCGTTCGCTTTGCAATCTGACTGTGCCGGAACCGATTTCCCTTTCCCATGCCGAAGACCAGATCCGCTCCGGCAACATCAGCACGCTGCTCGAAGACATCGTGGCGCTGGTTGAAGAAGCCCGCGGCGACGCTGAAATCGTGGTTGTCGAAGGTGTGGTTCCCGCTGAAGATCACAACCTGATCAGCGATCTGGACGTTGCGATGGGCCGCAGCCTTGCTGCCGAGGTCATTGCCGTTCTGTCCGGAAAGTCCGGTGATGTCGACACCATCGTTGATGCCGTTCGCGACGTTGCCCTTCGCGTCAATACCGCCGTGCGCCCGCTTGCCGGTGTCATGATCGGCCGCCTGCCGGACGTTGCTCTGGCCAGCGACATCAAGATTGCGCTGGAGAAGGCCAACCTCAACTTCCCGGTGATCGCCGCCTATCCGGTTACCCAGCATCTGAATTCCCCGCGCCTGACCGACGTCGTGGCCGAGCTCGGCTGCAAGATCCGTTACAAGGGCGGTCTGGAAAGCGCGCGCATGGAAGATGTCGTCGTGGCTGCCCGCCCGCCGGAACATCTGGTCAAGCTGTTCAAGCCAGGCACTCTGGTGGTCACTCCGGGCGACCGTTCCGACGTCATCATGACGACGGCTCTGGCCCAGAGCTCCGGCATGCCGATCGCCGGTCTGATGCTGACCTGTGGCGTACCGCTTTCCTCATCGCTGGATGAGTTCCTCAGCGCCCGCTTCTCCGATCTGACCATCTTGGAAGTCGAAGAACAGACCTTTGATGCGGCCACCCGTCTGGCGGCCATGGACCGTCGCGTGCGGCTCGGTGACGACCAGCGCATGGAAGTTCTTATGGACCACACTGCCGATCACACCGATCTGTCGGTTCTGCGTCTAGATGACACTGGTGATGCCACCGTTCACATGCCTCCTCCGATGTTCCGCCATCGTCTGATCAAGGATGCCAGCCGTGCCGGTGCGACCATTGTTCTGCCGGAAGGTGATGAACCACGCACGCTGCGCGCTGCCGTTATCTGCGCCGAGAAGAAAATCGCCCGCTGCCTGCTGCTGGCGAAACCCGCTGACGTGAAGGCCGTTTCCGAAAGCCACGGCATCTCCTTGCCGGATACGCTGGAAATCGTCGATCCGGACAGCATTCGCGAGAAATACATCGCGCCGATGTGCGAGCTGCGCAAGAAGAAGGGCCTCACTCCCGAGCAGGCTGAAGCCCAGCTGGAAGACAATGTGGTGCTCGGCACCATGATGCTGGCTGTTGGTGACGTGCAGGGGCTGGTCTCCGGCGCGGTTCACACCACCGCCTCCACCGTTCGTCCTGCCTTGCAGCTGATCAAGACCGCTCCGGGCAACTCCATTGTGTCGTCGGTCTTCTTCATGCTGATGCCGGATCAGGTTCTGGTTTATGGCGACTGCGCCATCAACCCGGATCCGGATGCAGCCCAGCTGGCCGAGGTTGCCATGCAGTCTGCCGATTCCGCCAAGGCATTCGGCATCATTCCGAAGGTTGCCATGATCTCCTACTCCACCGGTACCTCCGGTGTTGGCGCCGACGTGGACAAGGTTCGTGAAGCGACTGCCATCGTCAAGGAAAAGCGTCCCGACATCATCATCGACGGTCCGATCCAGTATGACGCCGCCTCGGTGGAAAGCGTCAATCGCCAGAAGGCTCCGGGCAGCCCGCTCGATGGTCATGCCAACGTGTTCATCTTCCCGGATCTGAACACCGGCAACACCACCTACAAGGCTGTGCAGCGGTCTGCTGACGTTGTGTCCGTTGGGCCGATGCTTCAGGGCCTGCGCAAGCCGGTCAACGACCTGTCGCGTGGTGCTCTGGTGGATGATATCGTCTACACCATCGCCCTGACCGCCATTCAGGCCGGTGCCGAAAAGGCCTGA
- a CDS encoding ABC transporter permease, which yields MAETRKKRFARPSMELVVGAVLITLIVLSALFAHQLFPEGFDRIDLMSRLTPPFLKSIHPLGSDPLGRDVLARVVAGGRISLLVGITSVIGAVTLGVTIGLIAGFYRGVTDMLMMRFVDIQLALPFILLAITFIAILGGSLLNTIILLIVSQWVQYARLVRGQVLALRDREFILAARAIGVKDWRIIVQHLLPNLTGPVIVLMTLNVANNILLESSLTFLGLGVDPTIPSWGGMLAEGRSYLQTAWWVSVFPGLAIMLTVLGLNLLGDWMRDHLDPTGKTSI from the coding sequence ATGGCAGAAACCAGAAAAAAACGCTTTGCCAGACCGAGCATGGAACTGGTGGTCGGTGCCGTTCTGATCACGCTCATCGTGCTGTCGGCGCTTTTCGCCCATCAGCTGTTTCCCGAGGGCTTTGACAGGATCGACCTGATGTCCCGTCTGACGCCTCCGTTCCTCAAGTCGATCCATCCGCTTGGGTCCGACCCGCTGGGGCGTGACGTGCTGGCCCGGGTCGTTGCCGGTGGGCGGATCTCGCTGCTGGTCGGCATCACTTCGGTGATCGGGGCGGTGACACTCGGTGTGACCATCGGGCTGATCGCCGGCTTCTATCGCGGGGTGACCGACATGCTGATGATGCGGTTTGTCGACATCCAGCTGGCGTTGCCGTTCATCCTGCTGGCGATCACCTTCATCGCCATTCTGGGCGGCAGCCTGCTCAACACGATCATCCTGCTGATCGTTTCCCAGTGGGTGCAATATGCCCGTCTGGTACGCGGGCAGGTGCTGGCGTTGCGTGACCGGGAATTCATCCTTGCGGCCCGCGCCATCGGCGTCAAGGACTGGCGGATCATCGTGCAGCACCTGCTGCCCAACCTCACAGGCCCGGTCATCGTGCTGATGACGCTCAATGTGGCCAACAACATTCTGCTCGAGAGCAGCCTCACCTTCCTCGGCCTCGGGGTTGATCCGACCATTCCGTCCTGGGGCGGGATGCTGGCGGAAGGCCGCTCCTATCTTCAAACCGCCTGGTGGGTCAGTGTGTTCCCCGGCCTCGCCATCATGCTCACGGTGCTGGGGCTCAACCTGCTCGGCGACTGGATGCGCGATCATCTGGATCCTACCGGAAAGACTTCGATATGA
- a CDS encoding site-2 protease family protein → MSDEANRPDDRTMRLRLRQDLVLHPAMSDVDGSAGWILSDPVQHRYFRINEATYRILLTWLEIGGFGDALVAYRAATGETIDDAEVARLLDFVRKGNLLDDDRRDVWRQLSGEADRTSMARMKRLLSQYLFFKVPLFHPQPVLERALPYVRPLMSRSMLAVIGVLVLYALYVILRQWDAFTASVNVFLSPQGAFGFLLVLVLLKVLHELGHAFVAVSFGVRVPVMGVAFMLLTPLLYTDVSDGWKLAQRRQRMAISGAGIVVETALAALATCLWSMAGEGALRSILFMVAGTAWVSSLAINLNPLMRFDGYYLLADWLGMDNLQPRAFTFGKWKVRQWLLKPDLAAPETVPQRLGAGLVVYAFSIWVYRLVLFTTIALAVYHFAFKLLGIALFCVEIGLLILLPVARELGQWRSIIRLGGLPRRLKWSIGALALLVMLFVVPLPGRVSVPAVLVGSDLTRVYAERAGRIAAVPVQRFGALVEGDVLIALDVPKLESDIEDSRIRLASMRTRLLRAGAGAGGLDEAMVLKQQYASLQTEYDGLSNLRQTMTLRARTAGTVVQLAPDLHPGRWVQKGALLAIVSEGAGHVVQGYLAEAERVRLDDDASGRFVPDDLQLASFPVKLERVAAVNSEVIDLAELASVYGGAIAVSKREGSGLMPQVAQYRADFNVSDLPFQPRQVVRGVVHLPTRPRSSLISLLDRFFRVFNRESGF, encoded by the coding sequence ATGAGTGACGAGGCGAACAGACCCGATGACCGGACGATGCGTCTAAGGCTGCGTCAGGATCTGGTGTTGCATCCGGCGATGTCAGACGTCGACGGGTCTGCTGGCTGGATCCTTTCGGATCCGGTCCAGCACAGGTATTTCCGCATTAACGAGGCAACTTACCGCATTCTGTTGACATGGCTGGAAATCGGTGGATTTGGCGATGCCCTCGTTGCCTATCGTGCGGCAACCGGAGAGACCATTGACGACGCGGAAGTCGCCAGGCTGCTGGATTTCGTCCGCAAGGGCAACCTGCTTGATGACGACAGACGGGATGTCTGGCGTCAATTGTCCGGTGAGGCAGACCGTACCTCAATGGCCCGGATGAAGCGATTGTTGTCGCAGTATCTGTTTTTCAAGGTGCCACTGTTTCACCCTCAGCCAGTGCTGGAACGCGCCTTGCCCTACGTTCGCCCGTTGATGAGTCGGAGCATGCTGGCTGTCATCGGTGTCCTGGTGCTTTACGCGCTGTATGTCATCTTGCGCCAGTGGGACGCCTTCACGGCATCGGTCAACGTGTTTCTTTCACCGCAAGGGGCGTTCGGGTTTCTGTTGGTTCTCGTCCTGCTCAAGGTCCTGCACGAATTGGGGCACGCCTTTGTGGCGGTGTCCTTCGGGGTGCGCGTGCCGGTGATGGGGGTGGCCTTCATGCTGCTGACGCCACTGCTGTACACCGATGTGTCCGACGGTTGGAAGCTGGCGCAGCGACGCCAGCGGATGGCAATCAGCGGAGCCGGCATCGTGGTGGAAACGGCGCTTGCGGCGCTGGCAACCTGCCTGTGGTCGATGGCCGGAGAGGGAGCCCTGCGTTCCATCCTGTTCATGGTGGCAGGGACTGCATGGGTTTCAAGTCTTGCCATCAACCTCAATCCGCTCATGCGATTTGATGGCTATTATCTGTTGGCGGACTGGCTGGGGATGGACAATCTGCAGCCGCGGGCCTTCACGTTTGGCAAATGGAAGGTGCGACAGTGGCTGCTCAAGCCAGATCTGGCCGCGCCGGAAACCGTGCCGCAGCGTCTCGGGGCAGGGCTTGTCGTCTATGCATTCAGCATCTGGGTCTACCGGCTCGTGCTGTTCACGACAATCGCACTGGCGGTGTATCATTTTGCTTTCAAGCTGCTGGGGATCGCGCTTTTCTGTGTCGAGATCGGCCTTCTGATCCTCTTGCCCGTGGCGCGTGAGCTTGGCCAGTGGCGAAGCATCATCCGTCTTGGCGGACTGCCGCGGCGGCTCAAATGGTCAATCGGGGCTCTTGCCCTGCTTGTCATGCTGTTTGTTGTGCCTTTGCCGGGGCGGGTGTCGGTGCCTGCTGTGCTGGTCGGCTCAGATCTTACCCGTGTGTATGCGGAGCGGGCGGGGCGCATCGCCGCAGTTCCCGTCCAGCGGTTCGGGGCGCTGGTCGAAGGCGATGTGCTGATCGCTCTGGACGTGCCCAAGCTCGAGAGCGATATTGAGGATTCCCGCATCCGGCTTGCGTCGATGCGAACGCGGTTGCTGAGGGCAGGGGCGGGAGCTGGGGGGCTCGATGAGGCAATGGTGCTGAAACAGCAATATGCCTCGTTGCAAACCGAATATGATGGGCTTTCCAACCTCAGGCAGACCATGACACTGAGGGCCCGGACGGCGGGCACGGTAGTTCAACTGGCCCCGGATCTTCATCCCGGTCGCTGGGTTCAAAAGGGAGCGCTGCTTGCGATTGTCTCCGAGGGCGCGGGACATGTGGTGCAGGGCTATCTGGCCGAGGCGGAGCGGGTGCGGCTCGATGATGACGCCTCCGGTCGTTTCGTACCCGATGATCTGCAGCTTGCGAGCTTCCCTGTCAAATTGGAGCGGGTAGCCGCGGTCAACAGCGAGGTTATCGACCTTGCGGAACTGGCATCCGTCTATGGCGGAGCGATTGCCGTTAGCAAACGCGAGGGTAGCGGCCTGATGCCACAGGTCGCGCAGTATCGCGCCGATTTCAATGTGTCCGACCTGCCGTTCCAGCCCCGCCAGGTGGTGCGCGGGGTCGTCCATCTGCCGACGCGTCCCCGCAGCAGCCTTATATCGCTTTTAGATAGGTTTTTCAGGGTCTTCAACCGTGAGAGTGGTTTTTAG
- a CDS encoding efflux RND transporter periplasmic adaptor subunit, translated as MRACLGKLSVRLTGFLTMLVLCLSAALAQAPLASEGSQTDRQLPVRGVIRAANHAAISSEMMARVIETPRIEGDRFSKGDVLIRLDCRRQIAEVEAAEAYMREMELALKSATYLYRQDAGSQYKVDIAQARADRAGADRKSAVARLRFCEIHAPYDGVVSQLSVQEHEIANPGKPLISIVSREAPSLELIVPSMWLTWVKAGVGFDFFVDETQKHYPARVTQIGATVDSVSQTVKLYAAFAAEPSDVLPGMSGTASFE; from the coding sequence ATGAGAGCATGCCTTGGCAAACTTTCGGTCAGGCTGACCGGTTTTCTGACCATGCTGGTGTTGTGCCTTTCTGCGGCACTCGCCCAGGCGCCGCTGGCATCTGAAGGAAGCCAGACAGATCGCCAGTTGCCGGTTCGTGGCGTTATTCGGGCGGCCAATCATGCTGCCATATCGTCGGAAATGATGGCCCGGGTCATTGAAACCCCCCGCATCGAGGGCGACCGTTTTTCGAAGGGCGACGTGTTGATCCGTCTGGATTGCCGCCGTCAGATTGCAGAAGTCGAAGCGGCTGAAGCCTACATGCGGGAAATGGAACTGGCTCTCAAGAGTGCGACCTATCTCTACCGACAGGATGCGGGTAGCCAATACAAGGTCGATATCGCCCAGGCCCGAGCGGACCGGGCTGGCGCTGATCGCAAATCGGCTGTTGCGCGTCTCCGCTTCTGTGAAATCCATGCCCCTTATGATGGGGTGGTTTCCCAGCTTTCTGTGCAGGAACACGAAATCGCCAATCCCGGCAAGCCCTTGATCTCGATCGTCTCCAGAGAGGCTCCGAGTCTGGAGCTGATCGTCCCTTCGATGTGGCTGACATGGGTGAAGGCAGGGGTCGGGTTCGACTTTTTCGTCGACGAAACGCAGAAGCACTATCCGGCGCGTGTCACGCAGATCGGGGCAACGGTCGATTCCGTTTCCCAGACGGTCAAGCTCTACGCCGCCTTTGCCGCCGAACCATCCGATGTCCTGCCGGGCATGAGTGGGACGGCCAGTTTCGAGTAG